CCTAGGCAAAAACGCTGGCTAAAGTGGAGTCGGTGTCCGACCATGGGTTACAGACATGCCCACAAAGGCAACACAAATACCTGCTCTGGGCTTGATGCACATCACGTCCCAGCAAAGCAAAGGGTATAAAACGAGCAATCCATTCCATCAGCCAAGGAGATAATGTAAGGTACGActtaagaaaacaatacatttattgcATGCACCAAGAAAAATGTCAGGATTaactatttttttcctttcctcagCTCTACCAGACAGCCTGGCAATAGACAGAGAATGTCAACAGTCTGATTGCACAGTGAGGCGTCACAGGCCCTCGCTGGCACAACACGGGCAGCACACACGACTGAGACAGTGTCCTCTCTGGGGTTACTGCTGCCGGGAACCTCATACCCCCTTGCGTAAGCAGTGGGGTAGCAGCGTGTGTGATAAgtgtgttggggtggggggggggggtgggggggctatTTCGGGTAACAACAAGAAATCAGATCCCCGAGAATGATGAGTGTGCCGTCTGCCTGGCCTCCAGCTAGCCAGCCATCACGAATTCCCCAGCGCCACCTGGTGGGACTTTGAAGAACCGCATACCGACAACTACTGAGTCAGTGATgtgggcgtctgccaagaaaggaataataataatgacgatAGTGAGTGGATGACCCCTGCTGTCCGGTACCTTGTTGGAGGGCTCCAGTTTGAGGGCTCTCTTCAGGATCTTGATGGCTTCAGCGTAGTCCCCCCGCAGAGCCAAGACCTGAAACCATGCAAGACAACACGAAATGGTGGAGAAAACACGACCACACACTCAAATACACAAGtcctcaaacacacaaaaacccaCCACACTCGAAGGCACAGACGCTTACCTTGCCCTTTCTGAAGAGGGCCTTGATGTTGTCGGGCTGGTGTGCCAGCACGGACACGCAGGAGCGCAGCGCCGCCTCGTGGTGCTCCAGCTTCAACTGCGCGGCGGCCATGTTGTTCAGACACTTCACCTTCACGTCCGtcagctcctcctcctccgcgtCCGTGATGTCCACtgtcacacacagagcacagccgggcagggcaggggtcagcacagcacatcacagcacagcacacacaaacaacacgcAGGGCAGCTGGGCCCAGAATCAGAGTACAGCAGCCTGGGCACCTTTGGAGCTGGACTCGGTGATCTGCAGGGCGATACCGTAGGAGGTGATGGCCGAGACGTACTCCCCTCGCTGGTAGTAGACATTGCCGCGTTCCCTCTTGTAGCTGGCCAGGGCGATCTTTTCGTGGGGGGGCAGCAGCTCCAGGTCAAGGGCGTCGCTCGCCTCCAGCAGTCGCACCTCCAGGGTCAGCGCAGAATTGGGGGGCACAGCTGGTGAAGAGCTGCCAGGGGCAAGGGGCAGGAAGGCAGGGCACAGGTGGGTATAGTGGGAGATCGTGATTCTGTGCCTTTACATCGGATTGTATTCATCCCACATTATTCTGCTCCTATTCTCTCAAGTGGGTGATTTGAGTGTCCCTGTCTCACACCAAACACAgggagtgtctcttcctctcAGCCTCAGTCTATGATTTAAACTTCTGAACCCAGAGACTCCCCACTTCTCCAACATCAGCCAGAGCTTAGCAAATCAATCCAGACAACTAGTAAGGGCCTGATTACTGGTTACCAAAACCTGTGCAACCAATCAATCTAGCAGTGAGTGTCATTGCAGCCAGACTTTCTAGGCCcgactcaaataaataaatatgtacagtgaaggaaacaagtatttgatcccctgctgattttgttcgtttgcccactgacaaagaaatgatcagtctataattttaatggtaggtgtattttaacagtgagagacagaataacaacaaaaaaatccacctgtccacagaagcaatcaatcaatcagattccaaagtctccaccatggccaagaccaaagagctgtccaaggatgtcagggacaagattgtagacctacacaaggctggaatgggctacaagaccatcgccaagcagcttggtgagaaggtgacaacagttggtgcgattattcgcaaatggaagaaacacaaaataactgtcagtctccctcggtctgggtttccatgcaagatctcacctcgtggagtttcactaatcatgagaacggtgaggaatcagcccagaactacacgggaggatcttgtttgccaatgaacatctgaatgattcagaggagaactgggtgaaatgttgtggtcagatgagaccaaaatcgtgctctttggcatcaactcaacttgccgtgtttggaggaggaggaatgaccccaagaacaccatccccaccgtcaaacatggaggtggaaacattatgctttgggggtgtttttctgcttaggggacaggacaactgcacagcatcaaagggacgatggatggggccatgtaccgtcaaatcttgggtgagaacctccttccctcagccagggcattgaaaatgggtcgtggatgggtattccagcatgacaatgacccaaaacacacagccaaggcaacaaaggagtggctcaagaagaagcacattaaggtcctggagtggcctagccagtctccagaccttaatcccatagaaaatctgtggagggagctgaaggttcaagttgccaaacgtcagcctcaaaaccttaatgacttggagaggatctgcaaagaggagtgggacaaaatccctcctgagatgtgtgcaaacctggtggccaactacaagaaacgtctgacctctgtgattgccaacaagggttttgccaccaagtactaagtcgaaggggtcaaatacttatttccctcattaacatggaaatcaatgtataacttttttgaaatgcgtttttctggattgtttcgttgttattctgtctctcactgttaaaatacacctaccattaaaattatagactgatcatttctttgtcagtgggcaaacgtacaaaatcagcaggggatcaaatacttttttccctcactgtatatgtatatgtgtatatacactcacctaaaggattattaggaacaccatactaatactgtgtttgacccccttttgccttcagaactgccttaattctacgtggcattgattcaacaaggtgctgaaagcattctttagaaatgttggcccatattgataggatagcatcttgcagttgatggagatttgtgggatgcacatccagggcacgaagctcccgttccaccacatcccaaagatgctctattgggttgagatctggtgactgtgggggccagtttagtacagtgaactcattgtcatgttcaagaaaccaatttgaaatgattcgacctttgtgacatggtgcattatcctgctggaagtagccatcagaggatgggtacatggtggtcataaagggatggacatggtcagaaacaatgctcaggtaggccgtggcatttaaacgatgcccaattggcactaaggggcctaaagtgtgccaagaaaacatcccccacaccattacaccaccaccaccagcctgcacagtggtaacaaggcatgatggatccatgttctcattctgtttacgacaaattctgactctaccatctgaatgtctcaacagaaatcgagactcatcagaccaggcaacatttttccagtcttcaactgtgcaattttggtgagcttgtgcaaattgtagcctctttttcctatttgtagtggagatgagtggtacccggtggggtcttctgctgttgtagcccatccgcctcaaggttgtacgtgttgtggcttcacaaatgctttgctgcatacctcggttgtaacgagtggttatttcagtcaaagttgctcttctatcagcttgaatcagtcggcccattctcctctgacctctagcatcaacaaggcattttcgcccacaggactgccgcatactggatgtttttcccttttcacaccattctttgtaaaccctagaaatggttgtgcgtgaaaatcccagtaactgagcagattgtgaaatactcagaccggcccgtctggcaccaacaaccatgccacgctcaaaattgcttaaatcacctttctttcccattcagacattcagtttggagttcaggagattgtcttgaccaggaccacaccactaaatgcattgaagcaactgccatgtgattggttggttagataattgcattaatgagaaattgaacaggtgttcctaataatcctttaggtgagtgtatatatatatatattatatatacacacacacacacacacacatacacacacacacccagtacacattcacaaaaaacacaatcacAATCATATATTAGGGACTCAGTTGTCTGTCTTTTCTCCAACGAGCAGTTAATTGAAACGAGATTACGAAAACCAGAGACTGGTCGTCACAGTGTCATTCCCCTACCTCCCTATCGTCCCATAAGCATATTTGGCATCGCTGTAAATCAGGGCCTTTTCTTCGAGCTCCATTAGCTGTACTGAGAGGTCCAGCGCCTGGGGAATTAAACAGAACAACAATatcaaggtttttattttaaatatatactcaaCGAAGGCTACCCAGGTTTGTTAACATTAAATAACcttgaaaaacacaacatgtGCTGTTGCCATTGAGAAATCACTGATCTAGTGAGAACAGAAATGGCTGCGGCTCTCGGCCAGCGTTCCCCAGAGATTCTATCTATTGTGACAGCAAGGGGTCCAGCTCTCGGAGAAAATCCAGCCTCAATTTGCTAAGCTGAGCCAGCGGggagaggaaaagaaaacagtGTCTGGGTTTCTTCAAAAAGGCTGTTCCACAGCTCGCATTAAACAGTGAGCGGTGAAAAGACAGTAAAGGGGAACGCTGGAAGAGAATTCCCTGctgcattaaaaacatgaacGCCCACAAGCTGTCTCTTGCAGGGGTTATCGGGGGCGATGGCAGCTCCTACCTGGATAACGTCGCCATCTCCCAGACAGAACGACAGGCTGTCGTTTTCCTCTACGATGCTGTCATCTGTCAGGCAGACCTTCAGCTGGATTTTCACGTTCTGCCCTCTCCTGGGCCTGCTATCCGGCCCCTTCCCAGCTTCCAGCACTTTTTTCTTCAGCTGTCCGTTGCCTGGGCGGAGAAAAAAGGAGCAGGAGTCAGGATCAGCCGTCTCCTGGTAGGGTGACAGGAAGGGGCTAGAGGTGTCCAACTGCCTAATGGATCTAAACCACCCTTACCCTCAACGCAAAGCTCTCAATTGTAACATCTGATATtgtcacactcactctcactcacacacacacacacacacacacaccgtccTTTCAGTGCAAGGATATATAGACAGTGAGAATAATGGATTGGTAAAAGATATGGCCTAAGGAAGACAGCTATCCCATTACCAAGTACTTCCACCCACTCTTCCTCTCCTGCTGTGGGGGGTGGTTCACTGGTTTTGCTCTGAGTCCCCTGGTCCTCCCGGTCTTTCTTCTTCCGGTCTTTGCCTCCAGCGTCTTCCAGCGGAGGGAGATCGCCGTTGCCGTCATCCTCATCCTCGTCGTTGAGCATCTCGAAGTCCTCGCCGGAGTCTAGCAGCGAGGCGCCACCCCGACCGGTGGATTTCACACCACCGCTGCTGCTGCTCACCTTGGCAACCGCTTCTTGTGCATCAGCTCCCCCGCTGCCAGCCGGCACGTCTTCCACTGCAGCCATCTGGGCCTCGCTACAAAACTGAATGTTCATCTGTACGTTACATTACAGTACAGCAGCGTTCAATGCAGTAAACaatgttttacaaatacaaCATGCTCAGTGCCCccccaatacacacacactcattgtaCTACCAGCATTACTCAATATAACACCAGAGAATACCCAGAGAGAGATTAATAGAGATTGAGGCACATCAAACCCTGCATCTTTGTAGAttatttatactgtaaatacattgATTAATAGGTTAAATATAACGTAAAAGcatctttatgtattttaataactAGTGATGATGTTTCTGTTATGATTATCTGCTGCCTcgcaggtgttttttttttctagtt
This sequence is a window from Amia ocellicauda isolate fAmiCal2 chromosome 22, fAmiCal2.hap1, whole genome shotgun sequence. Protein-coding genes within it:
- the fkbp8 gene encoding peptidyl-prolyl cis-trans isomerase FKBP8 isoform X2, which encodes MAAVEDVPAGSGGADAQEAVAKVSSSSGGVKSTGRGGASLLDSGEDFEMLNDEDEDDGNGDLPPLEDAGGKDRKKKDREDQGTQSKTSEPPPTAGEEEWVEVLGNGQLKKKVLEAGKGPDSRPRRGQNVKIQLKVCLTDDSIVEENDSLSFCLGDGDVIQALDLSVQLMELEEKALIYSDAKYAYGTIGSSSPAVPPNSALTLEVRLLEASDALDLELLPPHEKIALASYKRERGNVYYQRGEYVSAITSYGIALQITESSSKVDITDAEEEELTDVKVKCLNNMAAAQLKLEHHEAALRSCVSVLAHQPDNIKALFRKGKVLALRGDYAEAIKILKRALKLEPSNKTIHAELSKLVKKHSEQRGVEQAMYKKMLGNPTSAAVQKPPARTPWSISWKWLFGATAVAIGGVALSVVIAARN
- the fkbp8 gene encoding peptidyl-prolyl cis-trans isomerase FKBP8 isoform X1, encoding MTGFCSEAQMAAVEDVPAGSGGADAQEAVAKVSSSSGGVKSTGRGGASLLDSGEDFEMLNDEDEDDGNGDLPPLEDAGGKDRKKKDREDQGTQSKTSEPPPTAGEEEWVEVLGNGQLKKKVLEAGKGPDSRPRRGQNVKIQLKVCLTDDSIVEENDSLSFCLGDGDVIQALDLSVQLMELEEKALIYSDAKYAYGTIGSSSPAVPPNSALTLEVRLLEASDALDLELLPPHEKIALASYKRERGNVYYQRGEYVSAITSYGIALQITESSSKVDITDAEEEELTDVKVKCLNNMAAAQLKLEHHEAALRSCVSVLAHQPDNIKALFRKGKVLALRGDYAEAIKILKRALKLEPSNKTIHAELSKLVKKHSEQRGVEQAMYKKMLGNPTSAAVQKPPARTPWSISWKWLFGATAVAIGGVALSVVIAARN